In Lentimicrobiaceae bacterium, the DNA window TGCAATCAATTGAAGGTTAAATAGTTTAATTCTAAAACTACACGATTGTATTCAGACAGATTGTACAGATAATTAATTTCAATCTCATTGGCAGTTTCGAGACTTTGAATAAACTGGAAGAAATCAGCATCGCCTTGCTGGTAACTTTGTTGAGCAGTGCGGTATATTTCTGATGCCAGGCTTTTTCCGTTTTTGTTATAGTAATCAATGGCTTCATAATATTGGCCAAGTTCGCTTTGCAGGGACGTTTTTCGGGCTTCAAGTTCTATGCGCAGGTTGTTTTCTTCGGCTTGCGCAACTTCAACACCAAGACGGGCCGATTTAATTCTTGCATTTTGCCCTCCGAAAAAGAGGGGCAATGCTATTCCTGCCTGATACCCGTAATAATTTTTTGCTCCTGCATATGAGTTGGTCCCGTTGAACCACGAAAGCGTAAACTCAGGCATTCTGCTGGCGCGTTCAACTTTTAACCTGCTTTGTTGCAATTTTGTGTAAGAAGCGTAAAGTGCATTGAGGGGGTTTTGCCCGGTTTCTTTTTCAATTACGGCGAGCATTTGTAACTCAGCAGGCACTATATCTATTGCTTCGTTAGTTTGTAATAGCTTCTTCAGCTCAATGAGCGCTTTGGCCGTTTCTTGCTCCGATTGCCTTTTGCGCATGCGGATTTGTTCATGCTTCGACTGTGCATTCAGCATTTCAAGGTAGGAAGTCTCACCTCGTTCATAACGCTGGCCGGCTGCTTTCGAAAAACCGGAATAAATGCTGTCGACATGGCGAAAGCGCTGCTGAACGTTTTTCAGATAGAGCAGATTGTAATAGGACTGCAGCACATTTTTGGTCAGCACCTGTATCTTCAGATAATAGGCATTTTCAGAAGCATTTATTTCGGCTTTGCCTGTTTTACGCTGCGCCATGAGCAGCCCCGGGAAGCTGAAAAATTGTTCGGCACCAATGATATAAAGCGGTTTGTTATTTTCAGCTATATTATTTTGGTCAAAACCATAGTAAAATCCGGTTTTTCCAAGTCCGGAAAATGCAGGCAGTGAAGCTTTGCTTTGCTCGGTTCTTAAGCTATCGGCTTTCAACGATTGATTGTTTTGCAATGCGACAGCAACGGCCTGTTCAGGGCTTAAGGTTTTATTCTGAGCCATCGAAGCCATTGCAGGCAAAAGCAACAATAGCAAAACCGGGATGCTGCGTTTGAGTTTGAATGGCCATAGCTGAATGCCGGTAACTGTGTCAAAGACGGCGTAAAGCAATGGCAATGCCAGCATGGTAAGCATGGTTGAGGTAATAAGCCCGCCAATGACTACTGTGGCTAAGGGTCGCTGAACTTCGGCTCCGGCTGAGGTTGAGATGGCCATTGGCAAAAATCCGAGTGCAGCAGCAGCAGCGGTTAGCATAACCGGCCTGAGTCGCTGCATGGTGCCTTTCATAATTCTCTCGCGCATGTCAGTTATACCATGTTCTTTGAGCTCTTTTAAATGTTCGATCAGCACAATTCCGTTCAGAACAGCTATTCCGAAAAGTGCAATAAACCCTACGCCTGCCGAAATGCTGAATGGCATACCGCGAAGCCAGAGTAGCAAGACGCCGCCTACTGTAGCCAAAGGAATGGCCGTGAACACCATAGCGGCTTCTTTGATGGAGCCAAATGCAAAATGCAGAAAGATAAAAATCAACAACAAGGCCACCGGAACTGCAATTTTGAGCCTTGCAGTGGCGGTACGCAGATTTTCAAACTGGCCCCCATAGGAAATGTAATAACCCGGTGGGAGTTTCAGTTTATCGTTCAAGGTAAGCTCAACATCTTTCACAACCGATTCCATATCGCGGTTACGCACATTTATACTTACAACCACGCGGCGGTGGGTGTTGTCGCGCGATATTTTAGCCGGGCCTGTTGTATAGGTGATATCAGCCAGTTCGCTGAGCGGAATGAGTTGGCCGTCGGGCAGGTTGATGCGCAGATTTTCAAGGTTTTCAATATCACGGCGATAATCCTTTTTTAGTCTGATAACCATGTCGAAGCGCTTTTCACCTTCAAAAACGCTACCGGCCTCAGCTCCTCCAAATCCGGCAGAAACTATTCGGTTCAGATCTTCTGCATTCATTCCATAGCGGGCGAGCTTGTCGCGCCGGTATTTTACACTCATTTGCGGAAGTCCGGCTGTTTTTTCCACTATCACATCGGCTGCCCCATCAATATGTTCAATAAGCCGTTTTACTTCAAAAGCTTTTTGATTCAGCACATCCATGTCTTCACCAAAAATTTTCACTGCCACATCGGCTCTTACGCCGGTAATCAGCTCGTTAAAGCGCATTTCAATGGGTTGGGTAAACTCATATTCAATGCCCGGGATTACCGAAAGGGCTTCTTTAAATTTATCAGCCAGCTCATCTTTGCTTTTGGCCGAAACCCACTCACTTTTGGGCTTTAGTTTAATGATAATGTCACTTTCTTCCATTGACATTGGGTCGGTAGGGACTTCAGCTGCCCCAATTCTACTGACAATTTGATCAACCTCAGGGAATTTCTTTATCAGAATGTTTTCCATTTGAGTTGTCATTTCAATGGTTTTTGACAACGATGTTCCGGTTTTCAGAACAGGTTGAATGACAAAATCTCCTTCATCCAGGGTTGGTACAAACTCTCCTCCCATGCGGGAATAAAGAAAGCCAACAAGCACCAGTGAAGCGAGTGCACTGCCAAAAATGATTTTTTTATGATCATATGACCATTCAATTACCGGTTTGTAACTCTTGTAGGCAATATGCATGATCCACTTCGAAACGCTCTTCTTTACTTCTTTCTCAGGTTTAAGAAAGAGTGAAGCTGCAACAGGAAGCCATGTTAAGCAAAAAATGATGGCACCTACCAGTGCAAAACTAAACGAAAGGGCCATCGGGCGAAACATTTTTCCTTCAACGCCACTGAGCGAAAGAATGGGAATAAATACCAGCAGGATGATAAACTGCCCGAAGATGGCAGAGTTCATCATTTTTGAGGCGCCTTCAAACGTGACACTGTCGACCAGAATCTGTCTTTTATCGCCCTGTGAAGCAGAAAACTCGTCTTTGACTACCGTTAATCGCAGGGCAATGTATTCGACGATGATAACGGCTCCGTCAATTATAATTCCGAAGTCAATAGCTCCCAGGCTCATGAGGTTGGCATCAATGCCAAAAATATACATCATGGAAATGGTGAAAAGCAGTGAAAGCGGAATAAGTGAAGCTATC includes these proteins:
- a CDS encoding CusA/CzcA family heavy metal efflux RND transporter: MLDRIIHFSIHNKLIIILFTLSVAAFGLYSLTQIPVGAVPDITNNQVQVITTSGNLSTQDVEQFITYPVELEMANLPGVKEIRSVSKFGLSVVTIVFEDKTGTYLPRQLIAEKIKSASANIPEGFGTPEMGPITTGLGEIYQYILDTKPGYENRYSPMELRTIQDWVVKRQLSGIPGVVEINTWGGYLKQYEIALNPETLNAFGLSIGEVFEAISKNNSVAGGAYIEKQQESYFVRGEGLVSSVQDIESIVVRTKNGIPILIRDIAEVRFGHANRFGAITGNGQGEKVLGQIMMLKNANSNKVITEVKSRVAELQKTLPEGVYINPVLERSELIAKTTFTVSENLILGCLIVIFVVVLLLGNFRSGMVIASLIPLSLLFTISMMYIFGIDANLMSLGAIDFGIIIDGAVIIVEYIALRLTVVKDEFSASQGDKRQILVDSVTFEGASKMMNSAIFGQFIILLVFIPILSLSGVEGKMFRPMALSFSFALVGAIIFCLTWLPVAASLFLKPEKEVKKSVSKWIMHIAYKSYKPVIEWSYDHKKIIFGSALASLVLVGFLYSRMGGEFVPTLDEGDFVIQPVLKTGTSLSKTIEMTTQMENILIKKFPEVDQIVSRIGAAEVPTDPMSMEESDIIIKLKPKSEWVSAKSKDELADKFKEALSVIPGIEYEFTQPIEMRFNELITGVRADVAVKIFGEDMDVLNQKAFEVKRLIEHIDGAADVIVEKTAGLPQMSVKYRRDKLARYGMNAEDLNRIVSAGFGGAEAGSVFEGEKRFDMVIRLKKDYRRDIENLENLRINLPDGQLIPLSELADITYTTGPAKISRDNTHRRVVVSINVRNRDMESVVKDVELTLNDKLKLPPGYYISYGGQFENLRTATARLKIAVPVALLLIFIFLHFAFGSIKEAAMVFTAIPLATVGGVLLLWLRGMPFSISAGVGFIALFGIAVLNGIVLIEHLKELKEHGITDMRERIMKGTMQRLRPVMLTAAAAALGFLPMAISTSAGAEVQRPLATVVIGGLITSTMLTMLALPLLYAVFDTVTGIQLWPFKLKRSIPVLLLLLLPAMASMAQNKTLSPEQAVAVALQNNQSLKADSLRTEQSKASLPAFSGLGKTGFYYGFDQNNIAENNKPLYIIGAEQFFSFPGLLMAQRKTGKAEINASENAYYLKIQVLTKNVLQSYYNLLYLKNVQQRFRHVDSIYSGFSKAAGQRYERGETSYLEMLNAQSKHEQIRMRKRQSEQETAKALIELKKLLQTNEAIDIVPAELQMLAVIEKETGQNPLNALYASYTKLQQSRLKVERASRMPEFTLSWFNGTNSYAGAKNYYGYQAGIALPLFFGGQNARIKSARLGVEVAQAEENNLRIELEARKTSLQSELGQYYEAIDYYNKNGKSLASEIYRTAQQSYQQGDADFFQFIQSLETANEIEINYLYNLSEYNRVVLELNYLTFN